A single Tenacibaculum sp. 190524A02b DNA region contains:
- a CDS encoding sterol desaturase family protein: MSFAKLISLFQESSIMLYIGYFFIFNISLILLEIVIDVLLRKKRRWKDTLANIAIFFMNQLIEKTIIGSIGVICLMPFHWITPITIPSNIYTWVFAFIVADLTYYWMHRLEHEHRILWASHSVHHSSEDYNLTISMRLSIVEGLFEWAFLIPMVLIGFSPFQAIVGLVLVAQFQTWIHTERIGKLGWLDEVFNTPSNHRVHHGSNRKYLDKNYGGVFILWDKLFGTFQREQEKVVYGLTKNIKTNNPIKINFIEYINIYKEVKKCKTLKHKLKIIFGNLIWKPSYFKNK, translated from the coding sequence ATGAGTTTTGCCAAATTAATATCACTGTTCCAAGAGTCGTCAATTATGTTGTATATAGGTTACTTTTTTATATTCAACATAAGTTTAATACTATTAGAAATAGTTATTGATGTATTGTTGAGAAAAAAAAGAAGATGGAAAGATACTTTAGCGAATATTGCTATTTTCTTTATGAATCAACTTATAGAAAAAACAATCATAGGTTCTATTGGTGTCATCTGTTTAATGCCTTTTCATTGGATAACTCCAATAACAATTCCTAGTAATATTTATACTTGGGTATTCGCTTTTATTGTAGCAGATTTAACCTATTATTGGATGCATCGTTTAGAACATGAGCATCGAATTTTATGGGCAAGTCATAGCGTTCATCATTCTTCAGAAGATTATAATTTAACTATTTCTATGCGATTAAGTATTGTAGAAGGATTGTTTGAGTGGGCATTTTTAATACCAATGGTACTTATAGGTTTTTCACCATTTCAGGCAATTGTAGGGTTGGTTTTAGTAGCACAATTTCAAACCTGGATTCATACAGAACGAATTGGTAAATTAGGATGGTTAGATGAGGTATTCAATACGCCATCCAATCATAGAGTGCACCACGGATCCAACCGAAAGTATTTAGATAAAAATTATGGAGGTGTTTTTATTTTGTGGGATAAACTTTTTGGAACATTTCAAAGAGAACAAGAAAAAGTAGTTTACGGACTTACCAAAAACATAAAAACAAACAATCCTATTAAAATTAATTTTATAGAATATATAAATATCTATAAAGAAGTAAAAAAATGTAAAACGTTAAAACACAAACTAAAAATAATATTTGGGAACCTAATTTGGAAACCAAGTTATTTTAAAAACAAATAG
- a CDS encoding lipocalin family protein: MYRITLFIMLFLLSLSLFSQKGLKSKLYGKWQIESYEILGEIHQPSLKERNDYILFKTNMFFEIFSEGNQDKGSWSFNKEAKISLITDDNQSLEVTLLKITSDFLTIKYNTKDLDYIIFHYKKQ, translated from the coding sequence ATGTATCGAATCACTTTATTTATTATGTTGTTTTTACTATCTCTTTCTCTTTTTTCTCAAAAAGGTTTAAAGTCAAAATTATATGGAAAATGGCAAATTGAAAGTTATGAAATACTTGGTGAAATACATCAACCTTCTTTAAAAGAACGTAATGATTATATTTTATTTAAAACCAACATGTTTTTTGAAATTTTCTCGGAAGGAAATCAAGACAAAGGATCTTGGAGTTTTAACAAAGAAGCTAAAATATCACTTATAACAGATGACAACCAAAGCTTAGAGGTTACTTTATTAAAAATCACTTCGGATTTTTTAACTATAAAGTACAATACTAAAGATTTAGACTATATTATTTTTCATTATAAAAAACAATAA
- a CDS encoding enoyl-CoA hydratase/isomerase family protein, whose amino-acid sequence MQTTRPNGSLYTKIENSIAIIEFGHPASNSFPSELLDRLAKEFDKLSDLNEVSIIVLKSEGERAFCAGASFDELVAINNLENGKYFFSGFANVINAMRKCSKLIVGRVQGKTVGGGVGLAAACDYVLATEHAAIKLSEFTIGIGPFVIAPAVKRKIGVSGLAELTLDATSWKNAYWAKEKGLYARVFENIEDLDKELVIFTEKLASYNPEALLEMKQALWVGTEHWDTLLIERAETSGKLVLSDFTKKALEKFKK is encoded by the coding sequence ATGCAAACAACTCGACCTAACGGAAGTTTATATACTAAAATTGAAAACAGCATTGCTATTATTGAATTTGGGCATCCGGCTAGTAATTCTTTTCCTAGTGAATTGTTAGATAGATTGGCCAAAGAGTTTGATAAGCTTTCTGACTTAAATGAAGTTTCAATTATTGTTTTAAAGTCTGAAGGAGAACGTGCTTTTTGTGCCGGTGCTTCTTTTGATGAATTGGTAGCTATTAACAATTTAGAGAATGGAAAATATTTCTTTTCTGGTTTTGCAAATGTTATTAATGCTATGCGAAAGTGTTCTAAACTAATTGTGGGTCGTGTTCAAGGAAAAACTGTTGGCGGCGGTGTTGGTTTGGCTGCAGCTTGTGATTATGTGTTAGCTACAGAACATGCGGCTATTAAACTTTCTGAATTTACCATTGGTATTGGGCCATTTGTAATTGCTCCTGCTGTAAAACGTAAAATAGGCGTTAGCGGATTGGCTGAGCTAACGTTAGATGCGACTAGTTGGAAAAATGCCTACTGGGCAAAGGAAAAAGGATTGTATGCCAGGGTTTTTGAAAATATTGAAGATTTAGATAAAGAGCTTGTTATTTTTACTGAAAAATTAGCTTCTTATAATCCTGAAGCTTTGCTTGAAATGAAACAGGCGTTATGGGTTGGCACTGAACATTGGGATACACTACTTATTGAAAGAGCTGAAACTTCTGGAAAGCTTGTTTTATCTGATTTTACTAAAAAAGCATTAGAAAAATTTAAAAAATAA
- a CDS encoding AraC family transcriptional regulator — protein MKNETQVERFNKLLNFLETRFKTSIDVHEIEDISFYSYRNINRIFLALQHETIGQFLKRRKLEKAAEYLKFSDAEISDIALEIGYSDVAAFSKAFKKHFRCTPSRFRNSYTLQQKITNEILEEPIKKNNPLLRFEIETLPTFQMLYLQYQGTYENIKGIEKTWKQLLKYAYSNKLLTDETIVVGQILDDDEITESINCRYNAGVILAKKQKIEEKGMFKIQEVPSQKYAKFIHKGSHESCFETYNTIYAHWIYEVQLEFADAPILEFYLNDEEDTPQEELITEIYIPVI, from the coding sequence ATGAAAAATGAAACACAAGTAGAGCGATTTAATAAGTTGTTAAACTTTTTAGAAACGCGTTTTAAAACATCAATCGACGTACATGAAATTGAAGATATTTCTTTTTATTCCTATCGAAATATTAATAGAATATTTTTAGCATTACAGCACGAAACTATTGGTCAATTTCTTAAAAGAAGAAAACTAGAAAAAGCTGCGGAATATTTAAAGTTCTCTGATGCTGAAATTTCAGATATTGCTTTAGAAATTGGGTATAGTGATGTGGCTGCTTTTAGTAAAGCTTTTAAAAAGCATTTTCGTTGTACTCCTTCAAGATTTAGGAATTCTTATACATTACAACAAAAAATTACCAATGAAATTCTAGAAGAACCTATTAAAAAAAACAATCCTTTATTAAGATTTGAAATTGAAACACTGCCAACATTTCAAATGCTTTATTTGCAATATCAAGGAACCTATGAAAATATAAAAGGTATAGAGAAGACTTGGAAACAGCTTTTAAAGTATGCATATAGTAATAAGTTATTAACTGATGAAACGATTGTTGTAGGACAAATTTTAGATGATGATGAGATAACGGAATCTATTAATTGTAGATATAATGCTGGTGTTATACTTGCTAAAAAACAAAAGATTGAAGAAAAAGGAATGTTTAAGATTCAAGAGGTGCCTTCTCAAAAGTATGCAAAATTTATTCATAAAGGAAGCCATGAAAGCTGTTTTGAGACCTATAATACAATTTATGCTCATTGGATATATGAAGTTCAATTAGAGTTTGCAGATGCACCAATCTTAGAGTTTTATTTGAACGATGAAGAAGATACTCCTCAAGAAGAATTGATAACTGAAATCTATATTCCTGTCATTTAA
- a CDS encoding MATE family efflux transporter translates to MDQDISFKRINKLAIPALIAGVAEPLLSTTDLAIVGNIDTNATESIAAIGVVGAFLSMLIWVFGQTRSAISSIVSQYLGANQLNAIKDLPAQAIVLVVTTSLLILGLTYPFAKEIFEFYNAKGTILEFSIEYYKIRVFGFPLTLFVIAVFGVFRGLQNTYYPMLIAIIGTVVNIVLDVILVYGIEGYIPAMNIQGAAYASVFAQFTMAVISGVLLLKKTSISLRFTLPFNKETPRFITMILNLFVRTIALNVALYFATSYATAYGKEYIAAYTIGLNLWLMAAFMIDGYSSAGNILSGKLLGAKAYGTLLALGKKLILYGFIFGTALGVIGFIFYQFIGQIFTQEALVLEQFYTSFWIILAMQPICAIAFIYDGMFKGLGETKYLRNILLLATSLVFVPVLLVFDYFDYKLYAIWIAFYAWIIARGIPLIFLFRKKFVPLSK, encoded by the coding sequence ATGGATCAAGACATCAGTTTTAAACGGATAAATAAACTTGCCATCCCTGCTTTAATTGCAGGTGTTGCAGAACCTTTGCTTTCTACCACAGATTTGGCTATTGTTGGTAATATTGACACCAATGCTACCGAAAGTATTGCGGCTATTGGTGTGGTTGGTGCTTTTTTATCCATGCTTATTTGGGTGTTTGGACAAACACGTAGTGCCATTTCTTCTATTGTTTCACAATATTTAGGAGCTAATCAACTCAATGCTATTAAAGATTTACCTGCACAAGCTATTGTTTTAGTAGTTACTACTAGCTTATTAATTCTAGGGTTAACCTATCCGTTTGCTAAAGAAATTTTTGAGTTCTATAATGCAAAAGGTACCATACTTGAATTTTCTATTGAATATTATAAAATTCGTGTTTTTGGTTTTCCTTTAACCTTATTTGTTATTGCTGTGTTTGGGGTTTTTAGAGGTTTGCAAAATACGTATTACCCTATGCTTATTGCTATTATTGGTACAGTAGTTAATATTGTTTTGGATGTTATTTTGGTATATGGAATTGAGGGATACATTCCAGCTATGAATATTCAAGGTGCTGCCTATGCTAGTGTTTTTGCTCAGTTTACTATGGCTGTTATTTCTGGGGTTTTATTATTGAAAAAAACAAGTATTTCATTACGTTTTACTTTACCTTTTAATAAGGAAACACCACGGTTTATAACCATGATTTTAAACTTATTTGTAAGAACTATTGCTCTTAATGTGGCGTTGTATTTTGCTACTTCCTATGCTACTGCTTATGGTAAAGAATACATTGCTGCTTATACTATTGGCTTAAATTTATGGCTTATGGCTGCTTTTATGATTGATGGTTATTCTAGTGCTGGTAATATACTTTCAGGAAAGTTGTTAGGCGCAAAGGCTTATGGTACTTTATTGGCTTTGGGCAAAAAATTGATTTTATATGGTTTTATTTTTGGGACTGCTTTAGGTGTAATAGGCTTTATTTTTTATCAATTTATTGGTCAAATTTTTACACAGGAAGCTCTTGTTTTAGAGCAGTTTTACACTAGTTTCTGGATTATACTAGCTATGCAACCTATTTGTGCTATTGCTTTTATTTATGATGGTATGTTTAAAGGACTTGGTGAAACTAAATATCTTAGAAATATTTTACTTTTAGCTACTTCATTGGTATTTGTGCCTGTTTTACTGGTTTTTGATTATTTTGACTATAAACTGTACGCTATTTGGATTGCTTTTTATGCTTGGATTATTGCCAGGGGAATTCCTTTAATTTTTCTGTTTAGAAAAAAGTTTGTGCCGCTTTCTAAGTAG